The sequence below is a genomic window from Brachyhypopomus gauderio isolate BG-103 chromosome 5, BGAUD_0.2, whole genome shotgun sequence.
TGTATGGTTATGATGCAGTGCTGCTGTGGTGAACTGTGTAAGGTTATGATGTAGTGCTGCTGTGATGAACTGTGTAAGGTCATAATGCAGTGCTGCTGTGGTGAACTGTGTATGGTTATGATGCAGTGCTGCTGTGGTGAACTGTGTAAGGTTATAATGCAGTGCTGCTGTGGTGAACTGTGTAAGGTTATAATGCAGTGCTGCTGTGCTGAACTGTGTAAGGTTATAATGCAGTGCTGCTGTGGTGAACTGTGTAAGGTTATAATGCAGTGCTGTTGTGCTGAACTGTGTAAGGTTATAATGCAGTGCTGCTGTGCTGAACTGTGTAAGGTTATGATGCAGTGCTGTTGTGCTGAACTGTTCTTTTTGCTTACCCAATAAACATTCAGCTCCTCCGCCTCCCAAGAGGGATCCTAGCACCAGCCTAACCCTGCGGTCCAAGAGCATGACAGCAGAGCTTGAAGAAATGggtacgacacacacacacacacacacacacacacacacacacacacacacacacacgcgcacacacacacacgcacgcacgcacacacacacacgcgcacacacacacacacacacgcgcacacacacacacacacacacacgcgcgtgcgcgcacacacacacgcacacacacagacacacacacacacacaggcgcgcacacacacacacacgcacgcacgcacgcacacacacacacgcgcacacacacacacacacacacacacgcgcgtgcgcgcacacacacacgcacacacacagacacacacacacacacacacaggcgcgcgcacacacacacacacacacacacacacacacacacacacacactcacatcctcTTTAAACTTTGTCAGGACATACTGTATGTATAATACATAACCCATCATCTGTAGTGATATGCATTTCCATACCTAAACCCAGCCATAACCGCAGTTGAGGTTAACCTTTGCCTTCAGTGTAAAGAATGGAATACATAGCTTTTGCAACGTTCTGCTTGGGTGTTTGGTGGAGGGTGACCTTTTACCTTTACTCTTTATTTGGTTCTGTGCTGTTTGTCACTCAGGGATCCAATATAAGCCACTTTGATAGGAAACAAACTATCTTACTTATCTGACATCCATTTTCTGACTCTGTTCTTCTGAGAGAATTTCCTCATGTTTGATATACTTTCACTCAATACGTACTGGACATGGACACGTATTGCATGTCTGTGTGCCCAACACTGTTACACTCTTCTGTCAAATCACCCCCCAAACGCCTTGTGAATGTTTTAGACTCTCCAGGGTGACGCATGCCACTGCAGGGCAATGATGTTTGATTGCATTTCCCCCTCTGCCCCCTCAGTAATGCTAGTTCTTCCAAATAAAGGTTGTGACTTATCAAGTTCCAAACTTGGCATTTTGGTTCTCTATATAAAGACCTTAGAAAATCTGTGTCGAagtacatggacacacacatagatGAAACCTACTTTGAAACATTCTCTGGAAGTGTGAGGCACTTCTAATCAGAATTATAATGTCTCTCGGGAGCAACTGTCCCAGGACGGGTACCCTCACACATCCTGTGGGGAATGTCACTCTTTTGTATACATCCTGTAGTTTGATTCCAGCAGCTCAGGAATCACAATGGCTGTAAAGAATTGCACATGTGCTTGCAAAACACCAGCCATTCTTACATGAGGCCTgaagaaaagaagagaaaaggGTTGAAAGGGGGTGGGAGAGGAGAAGAACACGGCTCAGACAAGCGCAGTGGTGGCATTCACGGGGCCGTGATGATTGAGAAGATGTCTTAATATCAACGTACCGTAAATGCATGAGCTAAGACATGAGAATTACAAGCAGTTTTCAGGTTTCAGATGCATTTTTATTAGTTTccataatgatttttttttttgtggaaaaaaaagatattgcccaaattatttttacatttaactATAACCttgttatgtttttttctgagaAACAATATTTATTGTGTGACTCTGACAACAGTAATTCTCATGCTGTGTATTGTACTGTTTTAAAATTACAGCTGCAAACTGCATGTCTTCACAAAACATAATCACATTGTCCGTTGCTACCACTTCAAGGAAACTTCACAACAACAATTTGGGAGCTTCAAAATCACATGAATACAGTCCATGCTGCTATGATGATAAAGAAAACCTTAGAACACTCATACTAGATGCATGGCCTCACTTTCCCATCATCATTACACTGGACAGCCTGTTCACTATGACAACCAAAGGCCGGTTCACACTTACGAACTGTTGATCTTGTGAGACAATCAGGAAGTGTAGAGTCTTTTCTGCTTCTTATTTACAAGCCTCgcgcaggaggagaggaggtaaGAGACACTGGCTCTGCACCCCAGTGGGATTTTCATGGCATGGTTGTGGGACTGGTCGTCTTCATCACGCATGTGTGAGATGTGgtttgtaaagtgtgtgtgcggtATATGCGTGTGACTGCAAGAGAATGCCTTTTACTTTTttaacttttattttatttaccaAATGGTGTTAAGAAAGTGTTTTTTTGAGTTTTTGAGTGGGTGTGTTTCATATAGAGGATTTGATGGCGTTTTGGGGTGTGCGTCTGTTTCAGAGaagggttttgtgttggtgtttttgaatgtgtgtttgtacgtgttCCTCACAGAGAAGCTGGATGAGATGCTGAGTTCACCACAAGAGCCTGTAGTGGTGATGAGGCCACGCCCCTCGGAGCCAGACTCCAGAATAGCCACTGTGAAACAGAGACCGACCAGCCGCCGCATTACTCAGGCCGAGATCagtgtaagacacacacacaacacaaatggATTTAGCCTTACAATGTTTAAGATGACAAAAGAAACTtaaactatatatatttttgcttggGTCTGCATGTTTctctgcgtgcatgtgtgtgtgcagtctctGTTTGAAAGGCAAGGGATACCAGTGTCTGCTGGAGTGTCTCTAGGCGTGGACAAAAGTCACATGCAACTTCCCCGTGGAATGTCCAGAACCAAGTCCTTTGGTGAAACAGTTTTTCCAGTTCCACACatccacagggttgccaactctcacgcattgagtgtgagacacacgcatttgaccgttttcacacgctctcacgccaaacatccgatttctcacactgaaaaaaaacctAGTTTATTTaactctgatctacatctatgattcaatgagttactagttcgctctggcgccaaccaccggcgatcaatagatcgcgatataacacttaatttgtgtccattttacgttcgccgcccatcgacaacttacgttcaaaCCCCCGTccacaatttacactcgccacctcctccaggttcaaatctcactccaagtgatcttgaaaagttggcaaccctgcgtccatacacatacacattctcatATAGTGGACATTCCTGCATCTGCTTCAACACATGATTGGCACATGAAGTTTGTTCACACAGATATGCTCATACTTCTACATGAATATTATTTTGTGTAGGTGCTCCAGAAGATGAGAGAATTTCTGCTTTGATTGGTGAACATCGGTTTCCAAGAAGCTCTTCAATGACAGACAGCTTCCGACAAGACAGCATCCCGCCCCCTCCACAAactgcacctcctccacctccaacaCCCTACTTTCTGGACTCTGGACCTCCCCCATCATTTttgccacctccacccccaacacgtgcagccaatcagaaccgCTCAAGCTTCCGGCCAGGGGCGGAACCTAAGATCCACGGTCCTGTCACAACTGACCGGCAGAGGAAAGCTCGCTCAATGATTATTCTTCAGGACACCGCCCACCTGCCGGTAGAGCCTGCCCCTATTCCCAGGCCAGCGACGCCTACATCTGGGGCTGTCCCACCCGAGCGCGGTCGCAGACGGGGCCAGGCCGTGGAGAACCCATATGCCAACGTGGGCCGTCTGAGTGCGGTTTATACCCCTGCCAAGCCCCAACGCAGAAAGAGCCCACTGGTCAAACAAGGGCAGGTAGAGGAGGGGGCGGCCGCCCAGGTGGGCCGGGATCCCTCCCCGTTAGGACGGGCTCGGATCCCCCACAGCAGCCGAGCAGAGCAGTTCCAGCAGCAGGTTCTCTCAGAGAGGGCCAGGATCACGCCTCCAGGGGCTCGACGCAGGCCCAGTGTGTTCCTCTCTGTGGAGGGCAGCACCACAGAGCCTCAAACCACTCCCTTACTGTCCCAGTCGCACTCGGTGGACGAGCTGGCCGAGCTGCCTCCGCCCGCCCCCATGCTCTCTCCTGGCCCACCGCCGGGGGGCTCCACCTTTATACATCCACTCACAGGACGGCCTCTGGACCCCTCCTCTCCCTTAGCACTTGCACTGGCCGCGCGAGAGCGTGCCCTCAGCGGCCGTACCACGCCCACTCCCACGCCCACTCCCTCGCCATCACCCACTCAGGGCAGAGCGGTGGAGAGGCCGGAGACAGAAGGAGGAGTCACGCCCCCTGCTCCTCTCGAGGCCCCAACCTCCGATTCTTGGAGGGAGGAGCCTATCAGCATCACCACGGATACAGCTAGTCAGGTGACCAGCGGCAGCCCAGGATCTGGGCGAAGCTTGGAAGACACGCTGGTGCCACCTTCCCTGCAGATCATCCAACCAGGCCTGATGGACACAGAGCAACCAGGGGTTCCTCCTTCCATGCCTTCACCTGCCCCGACCCTCTCGAACCTAGCAGGACGAAGCCTGACCATGAGCTCCGAGGAGGAAGCAGAGCCCTACACCGTCACCCTGCCCCCAGCTCTGCTCTCATCCAGCGATGAAGAAACCAGGGAAGAACTCCGCAAGATCGGCATCGTTCCGCCCCCTCAGCCCTTCGCCAATGGCCTTTTAATGAAGGAAACATCCAAAGCCTCCCTCGCCATTTCTCCAGGGGCTTCACGGCCGTCCATAGCGAAGACCTCTTCTGGCAAAGCGAGTGACTCGGCGGCAGACTCCGGTGTCGAGGATCCCCACATGGAGACCACTAGTACTGTTTCCACGGTTTCCAGCATGTCCACTTTGTCCTCAGAGAGCACAGACTCCACACATGCCAGCAAGCCACGTTGTGGGGTGGGGCGTGGCCGCCCCGCCCATCTCAGGGACCCGCTACTCAAACAGTCATCAGACAGCGAGCTGCTTCCACACCCACCCAGCACAGGCCCCGCCCGCCCACGCTACCTGTTCCAAAGACGCTCCAAACTCTGGGGGGAGGAGCCCAGGGCTCAGGTGGCTGATGATAGTAGGCCTGCTGCAATGGGGGCGGAGTTACTGAGTAAAGACACACATTCTCTAGGGGAGGAACCACCAATGGGAGCTCCGCTCGACCCTGGCAGGAGATCACCTGTAGGTGGGGCCAGGTAAGACACTCCTGTGAGTGACGCAGCTGTCTGCACACATTTGGCCTAAACAGTTCACACACTTgcatgaatcgatttttttctgCATCTTAAAGTAACACAGAAACACCACTGCACACAGCTGTTAGTCTGTTGAATTCCGTCACACACCCCTTGTTCACACATCTCATTTTATGGCAtaacacacctgtgtgtgtctctatatGTCCTTGCAGATGTGAGGAGAATGGAGAAGAGTAAATCGTAGGTTTTTAGCTCTGTGGGTAAAAACAACTATTCGTCCAACTAACTTTCTCTTTCACTAAAACTCCTTACTGCAGCATTATCTAATGCTGCAATATGAAGCATTACTCTTGATGTAGTAAAACAAAACCATAACTGGACTAATTCACAAAAgcaacacacatatatactatatatctGCACTTTATTCCAGGAGCCTGTCTGCCTAAGCTTTTTACACTACTATATAGGACAGTAGTGCAGGGTGGTATTTCACTTAAACTCTAACTGAGGTGGGTTTCAGCTTTTAGCTGGTTTCAGAAGTCTTTAACGTAcagtacagtttttttttttataagaaAACTGTTTACAGCAGTAACTGTATGCCTCCACAGAAAAGACTTTTAGCACATACATCTGATGTCCTGTACGGTTTACAGTGTACTTATTCCTGCACTGTAACTGACTGGAGTATTTTTAGATTCACTGTCTGACTGAAAcgtcctccctcctcctccccgccaTTTCCGCTGGGTAGACTCTTCAGCAGTCTCGGTGAGCTCCACACCATCTCTCAGAGGAACTATGGCACTACTTTCACCATCCGCCCCGGCAGCCGCTACCCGGTGACCCGCCGCACGCCCAGCCCCGGCGCTTCGTCGGAGCGGAGCGAACCCTTGGGGCCCGTGCGCTCCTTtggcccccaccaccaccagcaccaccaccaccaccaccacaccatcctcaAGTCGTCCAGCCTGAGCCTCCCGCAGGAGCCCAAGGAGGTGCGGTTCGTCATGCGGAGCGCGAGCGCTCGGGCCCGAAGCCGCTCCCCGTCCCCGTCGCCCTGTgcctccccctgcccctccccagtGCTGGGCGGGCCCCTTCTGGCCCTGCGGCCCTTCAGACAGCGCCCCCTGGCACTGTGGAGTAAGTATGACGTGGGCGAGTGGTTAGAGAGCGTGGGACTAGGAGAGCACCGTGCACGCTTCTTGGAACACGAGATCGAAGGCGCTCATCTGCCCGCGCTCACCAAGGATGACCTGGCGGAACTCGGGGTCACGCGGGTGGGTCACCGTATGAACATTGAACGCGCACTGAAACAGCTACTGGATAGCTCAGGAGCCTGAGAAATTGGAACACACTTTTTGAATAATCCTTGCCAAATTGTACCACTTTTATTTGCAAGCCACTCAGACCTCGGCTAGATAAGCCTTAGCTTTACCCAGCCTAACCTTTCGATCACTTTAAAAAACTCCTCTTATCACTAACACGCGACCTTGCTACTACTCGCCACCCTATACAACAAACCTACTCTAATATACACAAAGCTAACACTCAAGCCACACTCCTACCACCCAAGGCTTATTCAATCTAAAATCTACACCCAAACTGTAGCACGGTTGTGCTTGGGGTCGACAGCTACAGTTTAAAGGTTATGTGATCAGCATATTTGCCATGTACACCACAATTTAATTGCACAGAACCAAGAGAATAGCCATCATCTACTAGCacaatacaaataaaataatgttatAAATACATTTAGATGGTAGAATTCTAAGAGTGCCCAGGGAATTAAATATATCTGTGCTGGAAATGTGCCATACTACAAGATGAAGAGTTGAGGATTATGAATTGGGAGCTAAAACGCTagtcaactttttttttttccatgtcaATGCTTCCAGGCACCCAGGGTTTAAGATATTTATTCACAATCTTGTCAGTTTTCAACAACAACATCAGCGACAACAAAAACGCCATGCTGGTACCTTTGGATTTCTTACCGCGACTGAACTTGGCACGTGAGCATACGTGTCAGCATGTGGAAGAGTGAAGCGACAATCTCCCTTTAAAGGTGCAATATGTGGGGGGAACCTTATTAGCAGCCTTTGGCTGGACCAGTCTGCCATTGTTTTGATAATACAAGCTAATCtctgtgtatgagtgtttgaACTGGTTTCGTCATACTTTATTCATCTAATCAATTACTCCGTGATGTTTAGAACAATGTACACACATTAGTAGCATCAAATTTGATTGTTAAAAAAAGCCCAGAGGCAGATCTATCGTAGGAACATAATTAGGAGCTAAAAATGATAGTGACTTTTTAAAAATGATTTATGATATTTTAACTTAATTGTAAAAATCCCACATAATGCACCTTTAACCCTGCTACAAACTTTCATAATACAAGTGTGGCCTTGAGATAATACTGCCGCCATCTAAATTTGATAAAGAAGCATATTTTCAGTGAATACATTCAATTTTATATGTATATGATATATATGGGCTTATATATTCAAAGAGAAGAATGTATGAGTGTTAACTGAAATATTTGTCTTATCcctgtgtgattgtgttcaTTTGGTCATATTTTAACTTTGTTATATTATATTAAATATGAATTAATGACTTAAGCCCAAACATAGTTACTCTCTCCCCGATAGTATTGCTGTGATTTCTTAGATCTAAAATATTTCCAGTAAAGAAAGTACATTTCTTAAACATGAAAAGTAATTTAAAAATGTTGAAACATCCTCTGGTTTGTCATTTATGAATAAATGTGAGGTAAGATTGTTAACGGAGTATTTATTTAAAGCGGAAGCACTCAAATACTATGGGGAGTAGACAGCACATTATTTGTTCAATTTTGTCTTCTATATGGATTAACAAGGTAATTCATCGTCATGATTTAATACTGATATGTAAAATCTGATTATTGGAATGTTACTTTGTGTAATTGATACGTTGGGAATTTTATTCTTATAGACTTTGGTTGAGATTTATTGAGCACAAAAGTTATACTACTTAAGGGCTTACACAGTAATAATCAAAAACCATGGTAATTATTAATAATGTTTTTTATGCAGATCCATGGAAATGTGAATTTACACATTTGGACATGCAGACAGGCACTTTTCAGGAAAGAAGAAAGATATTTCTATACCACTGTTTTGGCCTTTCATTAAATATCAAGTATAGGGTTAGATAGTTATCTATCCGAGCCATGAAATACCAACATGACATTTTAGGGGGACTTGATGTTTTTGATTTGTTAGGGGGGAAATCAGTGTGTGTAAATGGAGATAGATTTTCTTGTAATGCTGTGTGAACTACTGGAGTGTAGCCGTTAGTGTCTAAGGTTAACTCATTATTTCTGCGAACTGGCCTGAAATGGTTAATGCTGTTTTTGAAGAGGTCCATGCCCGCCTTAGCCATGTTCTTCAACACTCTTCAACAATTTCTCTGATGTTAACCAAAGTACTATAACTTATAGTTTTTTGGAATTTCTCATTAACCAGAATAATTAGGCGGAGTGCTAAATACAGTACAGGCCTAGCGTCAGTCTGTCGTCAGGATGCTAACACACAAGTCAAGGGACTCACACATGCCTCTCGTCCAGATGATAAATTTGCACAAAGCGGAGGGTGCTACTTTTATAAGCCATCTGCATAGGCCACTGCTGTTCCCTCTCACATCCTCTCATCAGAGCACACAGAATCCCTCTCCAAGACAGGCTAGACGCATTCGTCTTTTACACCACGTATCTATACACAGCTGCTAACCTCCGTATACAGTACGTAATGTCCGGGAGGATGCAGATCACCATAGTAACAACTGCTGAATTGCCGAAGCAATTATCCGCTAGGGTGAACAGCCCGTGTGGGGCGTCCATTTATCAACACAAAGGACCTCTTCCTTTGGACTTTTGATGTTTTTGTTGTTAAATTAAGTATTTCTGAGTAGAAAGTCTGAACTTGTATGCTTTCAAGAGAATATTGTACTCAAATAAGTTGACACGCCATGTATAACGGTGTTTTTGATAAAGGAAACATGATGAAACCTGGATAAGTCTGAATGCATTTAACGTACCAGCCCCTATTATCGGCCACCTCGAAACACCATCGAAATGTTCGCTAACTTTAATTAAATAGAAGTATTTCACTAAACACAATTATGTGATACTTGTGTAAATTAATGTCCTAAACTCATATGACCATGTTTTTTCTGTAATATTTTTGTATCGTGTAGTATCGTGAGATGAACGTCCCCTGATATCGGCTAACACACTTCCGGTTTTTCGTAGCTCATCATTCGGTAAAGAACAACGCATATAATTGTAAAAACAAGTACATATACTTTTTTTTCGTTAGTATAAAATGGAATGTTATTTTATTACGCTTTTAACTGGCCCTGTTAAAAAAAAGACCTCATCAAACTGGATGGGCTTACTGGACTCAGAATGGACTCAGAATGGACTCCTTGTATTCTTGACTATGAACACTTCCGTTTTCAAATAGTATGGCTCGGCATACTCTaaccttttctttcttttgctaTATGCTACTCATTTTGGCTATAATCAAAGTTAAAGTTAAACTCAGAACATTTTCAGAAAAACTGAAGAAATACTCGGAGCACTGTTGTGTACCTCATTGCTCGGCGTCTGCGAAGTTTAATGGAAGTTTAAATTTCTATAGCTTTCTGGCTCAGAGCTCAGAAAACAGTGGTTAATAAACATCTGTCGGGACCACTATGTCGTTTTACGTCTGTAGCAGACGTTTCACAACAGAGCACTTGGTTGAACCTCAAACCACAGAGGGTCGGAGAAGACTGGTAAAAGGTGCAGTGCAATTGGTTTTTGAATGGAACGGCTACAGTACTCGGGCCCCGTGGcccagtgtgtgggagaggagagaaacaCCATCTGAACCCACCTCGCTGGAACATCTATCAACAGATTTTGCATTGGATCACAATTTCTGTGCTGTCCCCGCGTCATCATCGCTAGACATGTCTTGCACTGAAAATGAAGATCTGTCCCGTGAAGTGGAGGAGCTGAGAATTCAACTACAGGAACAATGCGTCCAGCTAACTTTTGGACTTCCGTCCAGGCTCTGTCGAGGATATTAAATTTTACACCAGGTAATGTGTAGTAAACACCACAATAACAATGAAGAGGTGATCCAATCATGGTTGTCAAGGTTAGGTCATATTTCATTCACTGAATAACAGGTCATATGTTCCAGTGTTGGGTGTCTGGAGAGTCAGTTTCCAGCACAGTTACTGGTTTTCTTGCCCAGATATACAACTGAGCAATCAGTACTGGACACCAGCCCTCCAAGACTTGAACTGAGGACTCCTGCTCTAAagattaacattttaataactGGAATAAATGACCAGCTATAAATGCTACAATGTGGTATAGAGCCTCACTGTAGGAGTGATGGTGGTGTCTGACACCCGAGTCCAGTGCAATGTGACATATACCACCAATATAATATAATGGGCCATGTCACAGTGggtacatttttacattttttttttagatatagatagatttcaactttattgtcattgctcaTTACAGGCACATGGCAACAAAATGCAGTTAACATCTACCAGAAGTGCAAAT
It includes:
- the shank3b gene encoding SH3 and multiple ankyrin repeat domains protein 3 isoform X5, translated to MPISPPADSNHEAPDRLRQQHATTNSNHGDDSMRASPGSRSGSTETMEDLHGTAVIIRIGIPDLQQTKCLRLDLEAPVWVCKQRVLVTLTQSLTDVLNYGLYLPAFNGRAGKFLDEERLLREYPLPTVTPVPYLEFRYKRRVYTQSHVDDKQLAKLHTKANLKKFMENVQQRNVEKVCRFLEKGLDPNFHDTDTGESPLTLAAQLEGSADLIKVLRSGGAHLDFRTRDGITALHKAAQTHNHVALTTLLDLGASPDYKDSRGLTPLYHSAMLGGDPYCCELLLYDHAQLGYSDENGWQEIHQACRHGNVQHLEHLLFYGAEMSSQNASGNTALHLCALYNQDGCARVLLFRGANKEIKNYNSQTAFQVAIIAGHFDLAEIIKIHKTSDVDCLSVAVPFRESPSYSSRRRGACVSPRRSLIRSASDNALDESLPAPSPAPSLHSLPPLEPDDIGPAQRSPQAAHAHTRSLRRQTRGHLSPGSPVQREPSPPAVPRGSKRRLYSAVPGRTFIAVNSHTPQGEGEITLNRGERVKVLSIGEGGFWEGSVKGRTGWFPAHCVEEVQLRQYDPRLETREDRTKRLFRHYTVGSYDNYTSYSDYVIEEKSATLQKRDSEGFGFVLRGAKAETPIEEFTPTPAFPALQYLESVDLEGVAWRAGLRTGDFLIEVNGVSVVKVGHRQVVSLIRQGGSRLVMKVVSVTRKPDTGDVVRKKAPPPPKRDPSTSLTLRSKSMTAELEEMASRRRRGEKLDEMLSSPQEPVVVMRPRPSEPDSRIATVKQRPTSRRITQAEISSLFERQGIPVSAGVSLGVDKSHMQLPRGMSRTKSFGAPEDERISALIGEHRFPRSSSMTDSFRQDSIPPPPQTAPPPPPTPYFLDSGPPPSFLPPPPPTRAANQNRSSFRPGAEPKIHGPVTTDRQRKARSMIILQDTAHLPVEPAPIPRPATPTSGAVPPERGRRRGQAVENPYANVGRLSAVYTPAKPQRRKSPLVKQGQVEEGAAAQVGRDPSPLGRARIPHSSRAEQFQQQVLSERARITPPGARRRPSVFLSVEGSTTEPQTTPLLSQSHSVDELAELPPPAPMLSPGPPPGGSTFIHPLTGRPLDPSSPLALALAARERALSGRTTPTPTPTPSPSPTQGRAVERPETEGGVTPPAPLEAPTSDSWREEPISITTDTASQVTSGSPGSGRSLEDTLVPPSLQIIQPGLMDTEQPGVPPSMPSPAPTLSNLAGRSLTMSSEEEAEPYTVTLPPALLSSSDEETREELRKIGIVPPPQPFANGLLMKETSKASLAISPGASRPSIAKTSSGKASDSAADSGVEDPHMETTSTVSTVSSMSTLSSESTDSTHASKPRCGVGRGRPAHLRDPLLKQSSDSELLPHPPSTGPARPRYLFQRRSKLWGEEPRAQVADDSRPAAMGAELLSKDTHSLGEEPPMGAPLDPGRRSPVGGARCEENGEE
- the shank3b gene encoding SH3 and multiple ankyrin repeat domains protein 3 isoform X3 → MPISPPADSNHEAPDRLRQQHATTNSNHGDDSMRASPGSRSGSTETMEDLHGTAVIIRIGIPDLQQTKCLRLDLEAPVWVCKQRVLVTLTQSLTDVLNYGLYLPAFNGRAGKFLDEERLLREYPLPTVTPVPYLEFRYKRRVYTQSHVDDKQLAKLHTKANLKKFMENVQQRNVEKVCRFLEKGLDPNFHDTDTGESPLTLAAQLEGSADLIKVLRSGGAHLDFRTRDGITALHKAAQTHNHVALTTLLDLGASPDYKDSRGLTPLYHSAMLGGDPYCCELLLYDHAQLGYSDENGWQEIHQACRHGNVQHLEHLLFYGAEMSSQNASGNTALHLCALYNQDGCARVLLFRGANKEIKNYNSQTAFQVAIIAGHFDLAEIIKIHKTSDVDCLSVAVPFRESPSYSSRRRGACVSPRRSLIRSASDNALDESLPAPSPAPSLHSLPPLEPDDIGPAQRSPQAAHAHTRSLRRQTRGHLSPGSPVQREPSPPAVPRGSKRRLYSAVPGRTFIAVNSHTPQGEGEITLNRGERVKVLSIGEGGFWEGSVKGRTGWFPAHCVEEVQLRQYDPRLETREDRTKRLFRHYTVGSYDNYTSYSDYVIEEKSATLQKRDSEGFGFVLRGAKAETPIEEFTPTPAFPALQYLESVDLEGVAWRAGLRTGDFLIEVNGVSVVKVGHRQVVSLIRQGGSRLVMKVVSVTRKPDTGDVVRKKAPPPPKRDPSTSLTLRSKSMTAELEEMEKLDEMLSSPQEPVVVMRPRPSEPDSRIATVKQRPTSRRITQAEISSLFERQGIPVSAGVSLGVDKSHMQLPRGMSRTKSFGAPEDERISALIGEHRFPRSSSMTDSFRQDSIPPPPQTAPPPPPTPYFLDSGPPPSFLPPPPPTRAANQNRSSFRPGAEPKIHGPVTTDRQRKARSMIILQDTAHLPVEPAPIPRPATPTSGAVPPERGRRRGQAVENPYANVGRLSAVYTPAKPQRRKSPLVKQGQVEEGAAAQVGRDPSPLGRARIPHSSRAEQFQQQVLSERARITPPGARRRPSVFLSVEGSTTEPQTTPLLSQSHSVDELAELPPPAPMLSPGPPPGGSTFIHPLTGRPLDPSSPLALALAARERALSGRTTPTPTPTPSPSPTQGRAVERPETEGGVTPPAPLEAPTSDSWREEPISITTDTASQVTSGSPGSGRSLEDTLVPPSLQIIQPGLMDTEQPGVPPSMPSPAPTLSNLAGRSLTMSSEEEAEPYTVTLPPALLSSSDEETREELRKIGIVPPPQPFANGLLMKETSKASLAISPGASRPSIAKTSSGKASDSAADSGVEDPHMETTSTVSTVSSMSTLSSESTDSTHASKPRCGVGRGRPAHLRDPLLKQSSDSELLPHPPSTGPARPRYLFQRRSKLWGEEPRAQVADDSRPAAMGAELLSKDTHSLGEEPPMGAPLDPGRRSPVGGARLFSSLGELHTISQRNYGTTFTIRPGSRYPVTRRTPSPGASSERSEPLGPVRSFGPHHHQHHHHHHHTILKSSSLSLPQEPKEVRFVMRSASARARSRSPSPSPCASPCPSPVLGGPLLALRPFRQRPLALWSKYDVGEWLESVGLGEHRARFLEHEIEGAHLPALTKDDLAELGVTRVGHRMNIERALKQLLDSSGA
- the shank3b gene encoding SH3 and multiple ankyrin repeat domains protein 3 isoform X4; this translates as MENVQQRNVEKVCRFLEKGLDPNFHDTDTGESPLTLAAQLEGSADLIKVLRSGGAHLDFRTRDGITALHKAAQTHNHVALTTLLDLGASPDYKDSRGLTPLYHSAMLGGDPYCCELLLYDHAQLGYSDENGWQEIHQACRHGNVQHLEHLLFYGAEMSSQNASGNTALHLCALYNQDGCARVLLFRGANKEIKNYNSQTAFQVAIIAGHFDLAEIIKIHKTSDVDCLSVAVPFRESPSYSSRRRGACVSPRRSLIRSASDNALDESLPAPSPAPSLHSLPPLEPDDIGPAQRSPQAAHAHTRSLRRQTRGHLSPGSPVQREPSPPAVPRGSKRRLYSAVPGRTFIAVNSHTPQGEGEITLNRGERVKVLSIGEGGFWEGSVKGRTGWFPAHCVEEVQLRQYDPRLETREDRTKRLFRHYTVGSYDNYTSYSDYVIEEKSATLQKRDSEGFGFVLRGAKAETPIEEFTPTPAFPALQYLESVDLEGVAWRAGLRTGDFLIEVNGVSVVKVGHRQVVSLIRQGGSRLVMKVVSVTRKPDTGDVVRKKAPPPPKRDPSTSLTLRSKSMTAELEEMASRRRRGEKLDEMLSSPQEPVVVMRPRPSEPDSRIATVKQRPTSRRITQAEISSLFERQGIPVSAGVSLGVDKSHMQLPRGMSRTKSFGAPEDERISALIGEHRFPRSSSMTDSFRQDSIPPPPQTAPPPPPTPYFLDSGPPPSFLPPPPPTRAANQNRSSFRPGAEPKIHGPVTTDRQRKARSMIILQDTAHLPVEPAPIPRPATPTSGAVPPERGRRRGQAVENPYANVGRLSAVYTPAKPQRRKSPLVKQGQVEEGAAAQVGRDPSPLGRARIPHSSRAEQFQQQVLSERARITPPGARRRPSVFLSVEGSTTEPQTTPLLSQSHSVDELAELPPPAPMLSPGPPPGGSTFIHPLTGRPLDPSSPLALALAARERALSGRTTPTPTPTPSPSPTQGRAVERPETEGGVTPPAPLEAPTSDSWREEPISITTDTASQVTSGSPGSGRSLEDTLVPPSLQIIQPGLMDTEQPGVPPSMPSPAPTLSNLAGRSLTMSSEEEAEPYTVTLPPALLSSSDEETREELRKIGIVPPPQPFANGLLMKETSKASLAISPGASRPSIAKTSSGKASDSAADSGVEDPHMETTSTVSTVSSMSTLSSESTDSTHASKPRCGVGRGRPAHLRDPLLKQSSDSELLPHPPSTGPARPRYLFQRRSKLWGEEPRAQVADDSRPAAMGAELLSKDTHSLGEEPPMGAPLDPGRRSPVGGARLFSSLGELHTISQRNYGTTFTIRPGSRYPVTRRTPSPGASSERSEPLGPVRSFGPHHHQHHHHHHHTILKSSSLSLPQEPKEVRFVMRSASARARSRSPSPSPCASPCPSPVLGGPLLALRPFRQRPLALWSKYDVGEWLESVGLGEHRARFLEHEIEGAHLPALTKDDLAELGVTRVGHRMNIERALKQLLDSSGA